ATAACTTACTCTTTCtgtctcataaagattgatgtttagaatattttacatattttaataaaacaatgattattgagtttaaatatattttttcctttaactaaagagatattatttaattttaaaccaataacaattcaaaattttaaatattttcaataattatttcttgaaatttataaaatatcaatctttgtgggacaaaaaatgtcacaaaggacaaatcattatacatattagtatattacatagtatatatCTCAAGTGAAGagcttaatttaattaattagggttGCAACTCCATGGGAACcttacattttaaatatatgtcaCGGGATCTACAAGAAGATAAACTCACGGAAACCTTATATTTTGAAGGCATGTTTTCACGAGAATTAGCAGAGAAGATAAATACATATGTTCAAAATTcataaaactcttttaaaataaagtaaaatattttttattaggtATATTTTGTATCATCATGCATATGCATTGTGTGTGTTCAGCTAAAGGAGTATGAGATGGATGTGTATGTGTTTGTAGGCTGTAGCCTGTAGCTAGTCATATAGACACATACCTGATCTTCatttcaagtttaataaaatactATTTCCAACTTTAAAATTTTCGCTTACTTGGGACTTGGGAGGGGGTTTTGAGATCTAACGTAACGCGTATGTTCTGGCgtgaaaaaaaagttatcatcAGATTTTTACGCGGAGAAAACATGCTGACTTTTAAACTAGGGACCCGAGGGGTGACCCAATCTGGTGATATCGGACGTTATAAAGCAACACGTGGGCCGGGACTTGCTCTGCTCAGTCTAATTAAGTGTAACGTGTTGGAACCAAACCGTGTTGATGGCTGGAACCAGAGAGCCACGTAGATATATTACAGCTACACATCTCATTGGCTTTTCTTCAGCGTCCAATGTTCATGGCTCTCTTTCGTTGACTACTCACACCAACAACACCTTTTTGCAAATATCCTCTGGCCGACACCaacaacattttatttttctaaagtttttaagaTTTCTTGAATATATGAAGCCAAATGTCATACCAATATACATTTCCACTACGCCTAAAAAAACTGGGAATTAATAcaattcttagttttttttttttttgttgacaatcaTACAATTCTTAGTTtctaattaagattttaaagatCTCATCATTCATGGGTACAATTGCTTTCCTCCTACATAAGTTGCAAACACTGAAGCAGAGCCGTCTTTCGAGAACTCATCCCACGAACTTGTTGACAAAACAGCAAAATCCGCAAGCTTCCCAGGAGTTAAAGACCCTATGTGATGATCCAGAAACACTGCTCGTGCAGCTGATATCGTGACCCTGCGATTATCAATATCAAGAATGCTTGAGAAAAATGCATTTAGTAAAGTAAAGTAAAAAGACTTTGAAATTGTTTAGAGAAGAAGCTTAATACGCAGCAAGCGCATCGGTAAAAGTGATGCGTTCAGATGGAATCCAAGCGTGACTCCACTTGGGAGGTATTCGTTTCACCGCGGTTCTAATACTGTTCAACGGGTTAATGTCTGCAACCTGGCGggaaaaattcacaaagttaagAGTGCATTGCAATTTAAGAGtgtaaaaaatttgtatgtggAGATTATATCGAAAACGTACAGGCCAGTCTGAACCAAGTGCCAAGAGTGCATTGCCATTTAGGAGAGATTGGAATAGATAAGAGTCTCTTAGGCCTCTCTCAGAACCGAGCTTCTTAACAACAGAATCAGCATCATCAAGCAAATGATCCGGCTGTACACGAGTATTAGATACGTTAGATCAAGAAAGTGAGTTTTTAAGCCCAAATGCTCAATGCCGGGAAGTAACTTACTTGAACTGAAGCTACAATGTGAAGTTGACCAAACCGGTTGGCTGATCCTGGTGTCAAATGTTGGGCATGCTCAATCTGTAACCAGGAAGTCAGAGATATTAAAGTACAGACAGAAGAAGCAAATAGCTAGCTCAGAGTATTAGGTTTTTAAATAGCAAACTTCACCCTAAATCTTCTATCTCGGTCTCCATTAGTTGCAGCAACCGATTCGTACATGTCAAGGACCATGTCATTAGCTTTGTCGCCTATTGCATGGATAGCAACCTTGATCACAGCATAATAAgataaataagcaaaactaaatAGGACGATGATGAGCAAACAATGGACAGAAGTAAACAGGGAAACACCTGAAGCCCTGATTTGTCTGCTGCCATTGTGAAGTTGGAAAGTTTCTCAGGATCCATCACTAATAACCCATAATTCCCAGGTGTATCAATATATTCCTGCAAACAGATATAAGACGTGGGACTTTTTAGTGCTGCTGAGGGATTAATACAGTTAGTGTATATTTGATGAATATGAACAGTATGAAAGTAATTTCTAGGAATATATAGCAGAAGAATTAGTGTATTCGAATCACCTCGTAAAAAAGTGCACTGTTAGAACCTAGAGAGCCATCAAGAAATGCTTTGACGCCACCTAGATACAACCATTCACTCAGTGCAGATCCCATCTGAAGCTTAAGATCCTACACGTATGAAGTCAAAACAGAATTTCAAGTAAATGCAGTAACTGTGAAAAGAGAATTTGAAAGAGAATATAGTCAAGTTTGAAAGCACATCAAACATCGAAAGAGAATTTGAAAATCAGGAACGGCCTAAGTTACAGTGACTATATATGAGATGCAGATCACAaggaaaatgagaaatttatGTAAATTGCAAAGTATGAAGTTGAAGTATGCTTTTAAGTTTCTGTACAAAAACGTTGTTCTTATTTATGAGAGAACAAGAGTTGCTTCTGAAGAAATCATACCATTAAACGTGACCATGTCGTTATCGGGAAAAACAAGCAAGTCcgtatcatcatcttcttcgagGAATCAGCCCATAGATAGACATCTGTACCATAAAAAGGAGTATGGAACTCAAATGAGTTTCTATTCTATGGCTAGAAGGTAAGAGTCATCAAATTCTCTCTATTTTAGCTGCAAACAAGTGTGAAATTTGATATATTGCACCTTGAAAGTCTTTCCAGGAGAGCTCATCCGTAGTGCCAGGAAAGTATCTTCCAAGATCAACAACAGTTGTTACGCCTCTAGTCAAAGCATATTTGCTAGCTCTAAAAAGTGCTTCCCTACGTTCATCTACTGAGATTTCTTTAACCCAGGGAGTGACAAGCTCCATAGCCGCATCGATCAAAAGACCTGTCGGCTCTGCATTGATTAAATCATAAAAGCAAGCACCAGCTGATGATAACACTCACAAAATATAAAGTTCCTCTGCAAATCCAAGTATTGGAAGCATAAGCAGGCCACATATTAGATGTGTATACACATTACTTAAAAAAGAAAGCATTACCGCCACTAGGCATCCTCATTATAGTTCCACCAACTGGATCTTCCGTTAAACTGGTAACACCAGCCATCCTAAGCGCAAGGGAATTTGCCAATGCCATATGACTATCCATCCTAATCAACCAAACCtaaatgaagatatatatatatatatatatataacttaagtAAGGCAATGGTTGTTGACTATTGACAAGTACAAAAAAGTCAGGAGACTTCATACAGGA
The Camelina sativa cultivar DH55 chromosome 6, Cs, whole genome shotgun sequence genome window above contains:
- the LOC104791878 gene encoding uncharacterized protein LOC104791878 isoform X3, whose product is MAIRNGRILKVGSFSTLKGCIGDGTIEVNLEGKVVVPGLIDSHVHFISGGLQMAQVGLRGVSKKDEFCKLVKDAVQNAQEGSWILGGGWNNDVWGGEMPSASWIDEISPHNPVWLIRMDSHMALANSLALRMAGVTSLTEDPVGGTIMRMPSGEPTGLLIDAAMELVTPWVKEISVDERREALFRASKYALTRGVTTVVDLGRYFPGTTDELSWKDFQDVYLWADSSKKMMIRTCLFFPITTWSRLMDLKLQMGSALSEWLYLGGVKAFLDGSLGSNSALFYEEYIDTPGNYGLLVMDPEKLSNFTMAADKSGLQVAIHAIGDKANDMVLDMYESVAATNGDRDRRFRIEHAQHLTPGSANRFGQLHIVASVQPDHLLDDADSVVKKLGSERGLRDSYLFQSLLNGNALLALGSDWPVRFRYNLHIQIFYTLKLQCTLNFVNFSRQVADINPLNSIRTAVKRIPPKWSHAWIPSERITFTDALAAVTISAARAVFLDHHIGSLTPGKLADFAVLSTSSWDEFSKDGSASVFATYVGGKQLYP
- the LOC104791878 gene encoding uncharacterized protein LOC104791878 isoform X1, producing the protein MNLLVVLSAVFFLVISVAYLPLLSDLYWSALKSLLTPPVGIVADLLVRNGTIFTSDTSLPFADSMAIRNGRILKVGSFSTLKGCIGDGTIEVNLEGKVVVPGLIDSHVHFISGGLQMAQVGLRGVSKKDEFCKLVKDAVQNAQEGSWILGGGWNNDVWGGEMPSASWIDEISPHNPVWLIRMDSHMALANSLALRMAGVTSLTEDPVGGTIMRMPSGEPTGLLIDAAMELVTPWVKEISVDERREALFRASKYALTRGVTTVVDLGRYFPGTTDELSWKDFQDVYLWADSSKKMMIRTCLFFPITTWSRLMDLKLQMGSALSEWLYLGGVKAFLDGSLGSNSALFYEEYIDTPGNYGLLVMDPEKLSNFTMAADKSGLQVAIHAIGDKANDMVLDMYESVAATNGDRDRRFRIEHAQHLTPGSANRFGQLHIVASVQPDHLLDDADSVVKKLGSERGLRDSYLFQSLLNGNALLALGSDWPVRFRYNLHIQIFYTLKLQCTLNFVNFSRQVADINPLNSIRTAVKRIPPKWSHAWIPSERITFTDALAAVTISAARAVFLDHHIGSLTPGKLADFAVLSTSSWDEFSKDGSASVFATYVGGKQLYP
- the LOC104791878 gene encoding uncharacterized protein LOC104791878 isoform X2; the protein is MNLLVVLSAVFFLVISVAYLPLLSDLYWSALKSLLTPPVGIVADLLVRNGTIFTSDTSLPFADSMAIRNGRILKVGSFSTLKGCIGDGTIEVNLEGKVVVPGLIDSHVHFISGGLQMAQVGLRGVSKKDEFCKLVKDAVQNAQEGSWILGGGWNNDVWGGEMPSASWIDEISPHNPVWLIRMDSHMALANSLALRMAGVTSLTEDPVGGTIMRMPSGEPTGLLIDAAMELVTPWVKEISVDERREALFRASKYALTRGVTTVVDLGRYFPGTTDELSWKDFQDVYLWADSSKKMMIRTCLFFPITTWSRLMDLKLQMGSALSEWLYLGGVKAFLDGSLGSNSALFYEEYIDTPGNYGLLVMDPEKLSNFTMAADKSGLQVAIHAIGDKANDMVLDMYESVAATNGDRDRRFRIEHAQHLTPGSANRFGQLHIVASVQPDHLLDDADSVVKKLGSERGLRDSYLFQSLLNGNALLALGSDWPVADINPLNSIRTAVKRIPPKWSHAWIPSERITFTDALAAVTISAARAVFLDHHIGSLTPGKLADFAVLSTSSWDEFSKDGSASVFATYVGGKQLYP